The following coding sequences lie in one Rutidosis leptorrhynchoides isolate AG116_Rl617_1_P2 chromosome 4, CSIRO_AGI_Rlap_v1, whole genome shotgun sequence genomic window:
- the LOC139844382 gene encoding uncharacterized protein codes for MEIKLKCSCGESNCPEWAIIEVQGVVEVQSAFQDRLQNLQIGVLCRPSSQENYTFTVGYHELTGSKIPLKKPLLVLKKKKVIESDMEIDQNDDDGVDCKSSRVELEVIGIICQRILFKTRPKALISKPQLTVKEKASALRTIVERQT; via the exons ATGGAAATAAAATTGAAGTGTAGCTGTGGCGAATCAAACTGCCCTGAATGGGCAATCATCGAAGTACAAGGTGTAGTTGAAGTACAATCAGCTTTTCAAGATCGTTTACAGAATCTTCAAATCGGTGTTCTTTGCCGCCCTTCTTCTCAG GAAAATTATACTTTCACTGTTGGTTATCATGAATTGACCGGGTCAAAGATCCCTTTGAAGAAACCATTGCTGGTATTGAAGAAGAAAAAAGTTATAGAATCTGATATGGAAATAGaccaaaatgatgatgatggtgttgatTGTAAGTCATCAAGGGTAGAATTGGAAGTTATCGGCATCATTTGTCAACGTATTTTGTTCAAGACCAGACCTAAGGCTCTTATTTCTA AACCACAATTGACCGTGAAGGAGAAAGCAAGTGCACTACGAACCATTGTTGAAAGACAAACTTGA
- the LOC139839910 gene encoding CEN-like protein 1 — MSRSMIDPLAVGRVIGEVVDMFTPSVKLSVTYNLNKTVSNGHELMPNLITYKPRVDIGGEDMRSAYTLIMTDPDVPGPSDPYLREHLHWIVTDIPGTTDALFGREIVSYETPKPVIGIHRYVFLLFKQKTRKSVCPPASRDHFNTRSFCQEHGLGLPVAAVYYNAQRENAARRR, encoded by the exons atgtcaagaTCAATGATTGATCCACTTGCAGTAGGAAGAGTTATTGGAGAAGTGGTGGACATGTTCACACCAAGTGTTAAGTTGAGTGTAACCTATAATCTCAATAAGACAGTCTCTAATGGCCATGAACTCATGCCTAATTTAATCACTTATAAACCTCGTGTCGATATTGGAGGTGAAGACATGAGATCTGCTTATACTCTT ATCATGACAGATCCTGATGTTCCAGGCCCAAGTGATCCTTACCTAAGAGAACATCTTCACTG GATCGTTACAGACATTCCTGGTACAACGGATGCTTTGTTTG gAAGGGAGATTGTGAGCTATGAGACACCAAAGCCAGTGATAGGGATTCATCGATACGTGTTCTTACTGTTTAAACAAAAAACGAGGAAATCGGTGTGTCCACCGGCTTCAAGAGACCATTTTAACACTCGTAGCTTCTGTCAAGAACATGGTTTAGGATTACCAGTTGCTGCTGTCTATTATAATGCTCAAAGAGAAAATGCTGCTCGTCGAAGATGA